In the Acropora muricata isolate sample 2 chromosome 1, ASM3666990v1, whole genome shotgun sequence genome, one interval contains:
- the LOC136887327 gene encoding uncharacterized protein: protein MSVFMQVPIVEKTFSLPQSLFERVWASQQSAPVTTNHSATSLSGSTAHALRRRRTGDYVTDLSLNEVKRPRLIPSKESLDKQTNLQIGEQEKWRVNETQRQDKTTNGVWKPFEQQGILDLTSKPRGTLYLEALHSQFLTTLRKQGSSEAGNVIMLNQGARTHEARHEPSRKTTYGTISLAGVALNHKTYPKIVAVHSLMNNSSESSLRLNRHVAGAASPVSRHCKESGLSAKNECLENVENRTLINKPSLGDNVLRSEDHQPDALFPNNDDDDVVVIRVVSRNVSLSKETASQGEQAQKVDVRKDDDDSFKNTSDPGRHGLVGQKANTFAVEHLGSFGYPRGGDPSRHYPSIGNRCDRVNDPEPFVEPLQEQKPRSVQCAVDDLLSLPRSGDPSRHDSTEIGHPSNRFNDPKRIEPSKEQRPCSVNHPLSLPRCGDPLRHSEPTEIGNPSNRFNDPKDTEPLHDQRPCSVKCNVNHPVTLPRCGDPLGDSSATESVHLPAHMEHPKSGINPSLPELQLNQSEGQVPVLSLTEKSEATKEGNDAKEKCEERLRTASKITKTVSEISQKIIETRGRMKHETIEWKKAVLVRLERHLIKKLRRVEHLTGEKTEIKDLQQADSDLVTKGSKSKGQGKERPVRRKTVTEDGCSAIKDQSKNVTDKVDSAVESNEEKLGDSSSIDGFETLVVSRNPDVHTFIQKQGQKQESESLHIEKDEKREGSQEVEVSSKQTTSNLEETEDKAKDKATDEEQSLQSEGTNRNSFLRDKSGDVVDCEANEELCEVIATQKEKPLVKDVQKSTEFSGVANKIKLDEDLAEDASQGQHKRSCVAMTDAGVQLQAENMREENVFNAVSIEQRGHESLRKHQCLQVADVKPLTINDLHSSSTANKVDKTISKNAASLKSKLDSLVKTCLDVKPKTLNCERNIWSSLEKQGII, encoded by the coding sequence ATGAGCGTTTTCATGCAAGTTCCTATAGTAGAAAAGACCTTCTCTTTGCCCCAAAGTTTGTTTGAACGTGTTTGGGCTTCCCAGCAGAGTGCTCCGGTCACAACCAATCATTCAGCCACTAGTTTATCGGGATCTACTGCGCATGCTCTACGTCGTCGCCGTACCGGTGATTACGTCACTGACCTGTCCTTAAATGAGGTTAAGCGTCCCCGCCTGATACCTAGTAAGGAATCGTTAGACAAGCAAACGAACCTCCAAATAGGGGAACAAGAGAAATGGAGAGTAAATGAAACACAGAGACAGGATAAAACAACAAATGGAGTTTGGAAGCCGTTTGAGCAACAAGGCATTCTTGATCTTACGTCTAAACCACGTGGAACTTTATACCTGGAGGCTCTACATAGCCAATTTCTTACAACTCTTCGGAAACAAGGAAGTTCGGAAGCGGGCAACGTCATTATGTTAAACCAAGGTGCTCGTACACATGAAGCCAGACATGAGCCGTCGAGAAAGACAACGTACGGTACCATTTCATTGGCTGGTGTAGCTTTGAACCACAAAACGTATCCCAAAATCGTGGCTGTTCATTCGTTGATGAACAATTCTTCCGAGAGTTCTTTAAGACTTAATCGCCATGTTGCTGGCGCTGCTTCTCCGGTTTCTCGGCATTGTAAGGAATCTGGCTTAAGTGCGAAAAATGAATGTCTTGAAAACGTGGAGAATCGCACATTAATAAACAAACCCAGCTTAGGAGATAATGTTTTGCGGTCAGAAGATCATCAACCGGATGCCTTGTTTCCTAACAATGACGATGACGACGTGGTCGTGATAAGAgttgtttctagaaacgtttccCTCTCAAAAGAAACTGCATCTCAAGGAGAACAAGCTCAGAAAGTTGACGTGCGCAAGGATGATGACGATAGCTTCAAGAACACTAGTGATCCAGGGCGACATGGTCTAGTGGGGCAAAAAGCGAATACGTTTGCTGTTGAACATCTGGGATCTTTTGGATATCCCAGAGGTGGTGATCCTTCGAGGCACTATCCTTCCATTGGTAATCGCTGTGATCGTGTTAATGATCCGGAACCCTTTGTGGAACCACTTCAGGAGCAAAAGCCGCGATCTGTTCAGTGTGCTGTTGACGATCTTCTCAGCCTTCCCAGAAGTGGTGATCCTTCGAGGCATGACTCCACTGAAATTGGTCATCCCTCCAATCGTTTTAATGATCCGAAACGTATTGAACCATCAAAGGAGCAAAGGCCGTGCTCTGTGAACCATCCTCTCAGCCTTCCCAGATGTGGTGATCCTTTGAGGCATTCTGAGCCCACTGAAATTGGTAATCCCTCCAACCGTTTTAATGATCCGAAAGATACTGAACCATTACATGATCAAAGGCCGTGCTCTGTCAAGTGTAATGTCAACCATCCCGTCACCCTTCCCAGATGTGGTGATCCTTTGGGGGATTCTTCCGCCACAGAAAGTGTTCATCTCCCCGCGCACATGGAACATCCCAAATCCGGCATTAATCCATCACTGCCGGAGTTACAGCTTAACCAGTCTGAAGGCCAAGTACCAGTCCTGTCATTGACTGAAAAATCTGAAGCAACCAAGGAAGGAAATGATGCAAAGGAgaaatgtgaagagcggctCCGCACTGCTTCCAAAATCACAAAAACTGTGTCAGAAATCAGTCAAAAGATTATTGAAACAAGGGGGAGAATGAAGCACGAGACAATAGAATGGAAAAAGGCTGTTCTTGTTCGACTGGAGAGACACCTAATAAAGAAACTCAGGCGGGTCGAGCATTTGACTGGAGAAAAAACGGAGATCAAAGACTTGCAACAAGCTGACTCGGATCTTGTGACGAAAGGGAGCAAAAGCAAAGGTCAAGGAAAGGAAAGACCAGTACGACGAAAAACCGTGACTGAGGATGGATGCTCTGCGATAAAGGACCAAAGTAAGAATGTAACAGATAAAGTTGATAGTGCAGTTGAGAGTAACGAGGAGAAATTAGGGGATAGTTCTTCAATTGACGGGTTTGAGACCCTGGTAGTTTCTCGTAATCCTGATGTTCATACCTTCATCCAGAAGCAAGGCCAAAAGCAGGAATCAGAATCTTTGCACATTGAGAAGGACGAGAAACGCGAGGGAAGCCAAGAGGTTGAAGTTTCCAGTAAACAAACTACAAGTAATCTTGAGGAAACAGAGGACAAAGCTAAAGATAAGGCGACTGATGAAGAACAGTCTTTACAGTCTGAAGGCACAAATAGGAATAGTTTTCTTCGAGATAAAAGCGGCGATGTGGTGGATTGCGAAGCAAATGAAGAATTGTGCGAAGTCATCGCTACACAGAAGGAAAAGCCATTAGTCAAAGATGTACAGAAATCCACAGAATTTAGTGGTGTCGCAAACAAGATCAAGCTCGATGAAGATTTGGCAGAGGATGCATCACAAGGTCAGCATAAACGCTCCTGCGTGGCAATGACTGACGCAGGAGTGCAATTGCAAGCAGAAAACATGAGAGAAGAAAACGTCTTCAACGCGGTTTCCATCGAGCAGAGAGGCCATGAGAGCTTAAGGAAACATCAGTGTTTACAAGTAGCAGATGTTAAGCCATTGACAATCAACGATCTACACAGTTCCTCGACAGCTAATAAAGTTGACAAGACTATTTCCAAGAATGCAGCTTCCCTTAAAAGTAAGCTTGATAGCCTCGTGAAAACATGTCTTGACGTTAAACCCAAAACGTTAAACTGTGAGAGAAACATTTGGTCCTCTCTGGAAAAGCAGGGAATCATATAA
- the LOC136927323 gene encoding melanocyte-stimulating hormone receptor-like: MNIANHSSTYACPVDYSFTEDQTFSARILVGINVSFGFIAIVGNVMASMAVFSTRRLNLSYHYFLCSLTVAELIVALIGQPLLIALILAQLNSTCIPALQLTFRLVAKLGLTASVGTVTLIALNTCLYVCGKFNYTNTITSRKKMAIVAVWVIAGVMCGMLFVPDTIFAPLVWAVISFPCYATVLYQVHLHHNNRSQSSHQNPAEQKNKDQSKNETPIWQVACGIIMSLLLLSLRCLPLFLFNTLKLGKRFGLLYYTLVTTKLIPSAFHPVVYCLCYDNYRRALKRVCSRINPFAVKDQKQTEETPKGDVSQELQSSIESAAV, from the coding sequence ATGAATATTGCAAATCATTCTTCGACGTACGCGTGTCCTGTTGATTACTCCTTCACAGAAGATCAAACTTTCTCAGCGAGAATTCTAGTGGGCATCAACGTGTCCTTTGGTTTTATAGCAATTGTTGGTAATGTGATGGCGAGTATGGCAGTCTTTTCTACCCGAAGGTTAAACCTTAGCTACCATTATTTTCTCTGCAGTCTTACTGTGGCCGAACTTATCGTGGCTCTTATAGGTCAGCCTCTTCTAATTGCTTTGATTCTGGCTCAGTTGAACTCTACATGTATACCCGCTTTGCAGTTGACATTTcgactcgttgcaaaacttggTTTAACCGCTTCAGTAGGAACAGTGACACTGATAGCTCTTAATACATGTCTCTATGTTTGTGGAAAATTCAACTACACTAACACGATAACCTCGAGAAAGAAAATGGCAATTGTGGCTGTTTGGGTGATAGCTGGTGTAATGTGCGGCATGTTGTTCGTTCCAGATACAATATTCGCCCCATTAGTATGGGCTGTGATTTCCTTTCCTTGTTACGCGACTGTTTTGTATCAGGTTCACTTACACCACAATAATCGGTCACAGTCATCCCACCAAAATCCAGCCGAACAGAAAAACAAGGaccaaagcaaaaatgaaactCCTATATGGCAAGTTGCctgtggaataataatgagtTTACTGCTTCTTTCATTGAGGTGTCTccctctttttttgtttaatacACTTAAGCTGGGAAAGCGGTTCGGTCTTTTGTACTACACACTGGTAACCACGAAACTTATTCCATCAGCTTTTCACCCAGTTGTTTATTGCCTATGCTATGACAATTACCGTCGAGCGTTGAAGAGAGTTTGCTCACGAATCAATCCCTTTGCTGTGAAGGATCAGAAGCAGACAGAAGAGACTCCGAAGGGAGATGTAAGTCAAGAACTCCAATCTTCAATCGAGTCTGCGGCAGTCTAG
- the LOC136927330 gene encoding thyrotropin-releasing hormone receptor-like, translating into MNVANDSSTYACPPEYSFTGDRTSSARILVGINVCFCFIAIVGNVMASMAVFSTRRLNLSYHYFLWSLTVAELILALFCQPLLIALILIQLNSTCIRALQFTYRLIGRLGMFASTGTATLIALNTCLYVCGKLNYTNTMTSRKKMAIVAVWVLAGVICGMTFFSDTISATILWTVISFPCYATVLYQVHLHQNDRLQSCHQNPSEQKNKDQSKSETPIWQVACGIIMILLLLSLRCLPAICFSIFKVGKRFGLLYYILSTMSLIPSALYPVVYCFCYHNYRRALKRVCSRINPLALKDHKETEETPKGDVGQELQSSIESAVV; encoded by the coding sequence ATGAATGTTGCAAATGATTCTTCAACATATGCGTGTCCTCCTGAATACTCCTTCACAGGCGATCGAACTTCATCGGCGAGAATTCTTGTGGGAATCAAtgtgtgcttttgttttataGCAATTGTTGGTAATGTGATGGCGAGTATGGCAGTCTTTTCTACCAGAAGGTTGAACCTTAGCTATCATTATTTTCTCTGGAGTCTTACTGTGGCCGAACTTATCCTGGCCCTTTTCTGTCAGCCTCTTCTTATTGCTTTGATTCTAATTCAATTGAACTCTACATGTATACGCGCTTTGCAATTCACTTATCGACTTATTGGAAGACTTGGCATGTTCGCTTCGACAGGAACAGCGACACTGATAGCTCTTAATACATGTCTCTATGTTTGTGGAAAACTCAACTACACTAACACCATGACCTCGAGAAAAAAGATGGCAATTGTGGCTGTTTGGGTATTAGCTGGTGTAATATGCGGCATGACATTCTTTTCAGATACAATATCCGCGACAATACTATGGACTGTGATTTCCTTTCCTTGTTACGCGACTGTTTTGTATCAGGTTCACTTACACCAAAATGATCGGTTACAGTCATGCCACCAAAATCCAAGCGAACAGAAAAACAAGGACCAAAGCAAAAGTGAAACTCCAATATGGCAAGTTGCCTGtggaataataatgattttactGCTTCTTTCATTGAGATGTCTCCCTGCTATTTGCTTTAGTATATTTAAGGTGGGAAAGCGTTTCGGTCTCTTGTACTACATACTGTCAACCATGTCACTTATTCCTTCAGCTTTGTATCCAGTTGTTTATTGCTTTTGCTATCACAATTACCGTCGAGCGTTAAAGAGAGTTTGCTCACGAATCAACCCCTTGGCTTTGAAGGATCACAAGGAAACAGAAGAGACTCCGAAGGGAGATGTAGGTCAAGAACTCCAATCTTCAATCGAGTCTGCGGTAGTCTAG